A window of the Paenibacillus sp. genome harbors these coding sequences:
- a CDS encoding IMP dehydrogenase gives MAIYYNEPSRTFSEYLLIPNLTRKDCTPANVDLKTPLVKFKEGEKPAYSLNIPFSSAVMQSVSDDKMGVALARAGGISFIFGSQPIEEQARMVRSVKTYKAGFVVSRSNLTPDHTLQDVLDLKKRNGHSTFAITHDGSPNGKLLGIVTSRDYRISRDAPNKPVRDFMTPFESLIVGRSGITLSEANDLIWDHKLNCLPIVDEEQRLDYLVFRKDYDAHKEHPYELLDANKSYVVGAGINSKDYQDRVPALVEAGVDVLVIDSSDGYSEWQRETIEYVKANFDVKIGAGNVVDREGFLYLVEAGADFVKVGIGGGSICITREQKGIGRGQATAVIEVAEARDQYYKETGIYIPICSDGGIVHDYHITLALAMGADFVMMGRYFARFDESPTRKVKIGGTFVKEFWGEGSNRARNWQRYDTGGKQGLVFEEGVDSYVPYAGGLQENLDKTIAKIKSTMCNCGSLTIAELQKNARITLVSATSLVEGGAHDVILKDNSGLSGE, from the coding sequence ATGGCCATCTATTATAACGAACCGTCGCGCACGTTCAGCGAATATTTGCTCATTCCGAATTTGACCCGGAAAGACTGCACGCCAGCGAACGTCGACCTGAAGACGCCGCTCGTCAAATTCAAGGAAGGAGAGAAGCCGGCATATTCGCTGAATATCCCGTTCTCCTCCGCGGTCATGCAATCGGTGTCGGACGATAAGATGGGCGTCGCCCTCGCGAGAGCCGGCGGCATCTCGTTCATCTTCGGCTCCCAGCCGATCGAAGAGCAAGCCCGCATGGTCCGCAGCGTCAAAACGTACAAAGCGGGCTTCGTCGTCAGCCGCTCGAATTTAACGCCGGACCACACGCTCCAGGACGTCCTCGACCTGAAGAAGCGCAACGGTCACTCCACCTTCGCCATCACCCACGACGGATCGCCGAACGGCAAGCTGCTCGGCATCGTGACGAGCCGCGACTACCGCATCAGCCGCGACGCGCCGAACAAGCCGGTCCGCGACTTCATGACCCCGTTCGAATCGCTCATCGTCGGCCGCTCGGGCATCACGCTGTCCGAAGCGAACGACCTCATTTGGGATCACAAACTCAACTGTCTGCCGATCGTCGACGAAGAGCAGCGCCTCGATTATCTCGTGTTCCGCAAAGACTACGACGCGCACAAAGAGCATCCGTACGAGCTGCTCGACGCGAACAAGAGCTACGTCGTCGGCGCGGGCATTAACAGCAAGGACTACCAAGACCGCGTGCCGGCGCTCGTCGAAGCGGGCGTGGACGTGCTCGTCATCGACTCTTCGGACGGGTACAGCGAGTGGCAGCGGGAAACGATCGAGTACGTGAAAGCGAATTTCGACGTCAAGATCGGCGCGGGCAACGTCGTCGACCGGGAGGGGTTCCTGTATCTCGTCGAGGCGGGCGCCGATTTCGTCAAGGTCGGCATCGGCGGCGGCTCGATCTGCATTACGCGCGAGCAGAAGGGCATCGGCCGCGGGCAAGCGACGGCGGTCATCGAGGTGGCCGAGGCGAGAGATCAATATTACAAGGAAACCGGCATTTACATTCCGATTTGTTCCGACGGCGGCATCGTGCACGATTACCACATTACGCTGGCGCTCGCCATGGGCGCGGACTTCGTCATGATGGGACGCTATTTCGCTCGCTTCGACGAAAGCCCGACGCGCAAAGTGAAAATCGGCGGGACGTTCGTGAAGGAGTTTTGGGGCGAAGGCTCGAACCGGGCGCGCAACTGGCAGCGGTACGACACGGGCGGCAAGCAGGGACTCGTTTTCGAAGAAGGCGTAGATTCCTATGTACCTTACGCGGGCGGCCTGCAGGAAAATCTCGACAAGACGATCGCGAAAATCAAGTCCACGATGTGCAACTGCGGCTCGCTGACGATTGCCGAGCTGCAGAAGAACGCGCGCATTACGCTCGTGTCCGCGACGAGTCTCGTCGAGGGCGGAGCGCATGACGTCATCTTGAAAGATAACAGCGGCTTGTCCGGGGAATAA
- a CDS encoding CLC_0170 family protein — MQQSEFGYIPFLVMLLLASGLLTLWVDTRLYRHAKQRREGKYAFVLGCVNVGLALLVWAGNWALVQLRS; from the coding sequence GTGCAACAGTCCGAGTTCGGCTATATCCCTTTCCTCGTCATGCTGCTGCTGGCCTCCGGCCTGCTCACGCTGTGGGTTGATACCCGGCTGTACCGGCATGCCAAGCAGCGCCGGGAAGGCAAATACGCGTTCGTGCTCGGCTGCGTCAACGTCGGCTTAGCCTTGCTCGTCTGGGCAGGCAATTGGGCGCTCGTGCAGCTCCGTTCATGA
- a CDS encoding endospore germination permease codes for MKTYRDITTIQATAILISTIIGVGVLPLPLFAVRAAETGAPMATLVAMLVAFAGLFLVTKLGMRFPQVSFVRLSELIVGRWIAAVGSASLIVFFSVLTALAAREFGTVVVTSVLKNTPIEVTVVVMLLLALLSARADINAFAYMHLFYLPIVLFPAIVIVVLSLKNSNILYLLPVFGNERPRFLDGVSTITALFQGYFVMSLVIPHMQRPRKAMLASVFGIAIAGGLYLLTVVAVVAVFGPMETQNLLWPTLELAKTTALPANVLERLDAAFLSIWVTAVFTTLMSSYYLAVNGLKELFRLHDHKLFTFFLLPIIFAIAMAPSNVLHLYEIIKIVGRIGLLLTIVYPGLLLAVAAIRGIRGKEA; via the coding sequence TTGAAGACGTACAGAGACATCACGACCATTCAGGCGACCGCGATTCTGATTAGCACCATCATCGGCGTCGGCGTCCTTCCGCTGCCTCTGTTCGCCGTGCGGGCGGCGGAAACCGGCGCGCCGATGGCAACCCTCGTCGCGATGCTCGTCGCTTTCGCGGGATTGTTTCTCGTCACGAAGCTCGGCATGCGCTTTCCCCAAGTGTCGTTCGTCCGCCTCAGCGAACTGATCGTCGGCCGTTGGATCGCGGCCGTCGGCAGCGCGTCGCTGATCGTCTTCTTCTCCGTGCTGACGGCGCTCGCCGCGCGGGAGTTCGGCACCGTCGTCGTCACGTCGGTCCTCAAGAATACGCCGATCGAAGTGACGGTCGTCGTCATGCTGCTGCTCGCGCTGCTGTCCGCCCGCGCCGACATCAACGCGTTCGCCTACATGCACTTGTTCTATTTGCCGATCGTCCTGTTTCCGGCGATCGTCATCGTCGTCCTATCGCTCAAAAATTCGAACATTCTTTATTTGCTGCCCGTGTTCGGGAACGAACGCCCGCGGTTTCTCGACGGCGTCTCGACGATTACCGCCTTGTTCCAAGGCTACTTCGTCATGTCCTTGGTCATTCCGCATATGCAGCGTCCTCGGAAGGCGATGCTCGCGAGCGTCTTCGGCATCGCCATCGCCGGCGGTCTCTATTTGCTGACCGTCGTCGCGGTCGTCGCCGTGTTCGGCCCGATGGAGACCCAAAACCTGCTGTGGCCGACGCTCGAGCTGGCGAAAACGACGGCGCTCCCGGCGAACGTGCTGGAACGGCTCGACGCCGCTTTTTTGTCCATTTGGGTGACGGCGGTGTTCACGACGCTGATGTCGAGCTATTACTTGGCCGTCAACGGGTTGAAAGAGCTGTTTCGGCTGCACGATCATAAGCTGTTTACGTTTTTTCTGCTCCCGATCATTTTCGCCATCGCGATGGCGCCGTCGAACGTGCTCCATTTGTACGAAATCATTAAAATCGTCGGCCGGATCGGGCTGCTGCTGACGATTGTGTATCCCGGCCTGCTGCTCGCGGTCGCCGCTATTCGCGGCATTAGGGGGAAAGAAGCATGA
- a CDS encoding MFS transporter, translated as MEVWKRNLTVLWTGNFLISVGMSIIIPFLAIYVLELGVTDVKEAAIWSSFIFAINHVMLALFSPMWGRLSDKYGQKRILIVSGIGMCAAIVAMGLVGSPWGLLALRGVFGTMGGFGPAASALVAVETPKESLGKSLGSLQTSGIAGQLIGPLAGGILASTIGMRSAFFITGFLMAVTVALVIAFVKETTPRSAFAWKDVFRTADAGASGQPSAAGGLAAAFRYPFVPLMLLTTMLLFMSTQSIEPIMTLYVQSAIETDHVEIVGGLVFGVSAVGTLLTAPLFGRWGDRKGFAGIIVGSLALLAIVYALQPFVHQTGPLLALRFLAGVSIGGLFPSLGACLRRLTPKEVQGSVFGANAGAMSVGCVLGSLFGGFTARWFGFDTIFNIVAVLLLLHAALLAVVWRKRPMSARFYESDAARPSL; from the coding sequence ATGGAAGTATGGAAGAGAAATCTAACGGTACTGTGGACAGGAAATTTTTTGATTTCGGTCGGCATGAGCATTATTATTCCGTTCTTGGCCATTTACGTGCTGGAACTGGGCGTGACGGACGTGAAGGAAGCGGCGATCTGGTCGTCGTTCATCTTCGCGATCAATCATGTCATGCTGGCGCTGTTTTCGCCGATGTGGGGAAGGCTCTCCGACAAGTACGGGCAGAAGCGCATCCTCATCGTCTCCGGCATCGGCATGTGCGCGGCGATCGTCGCGATGGGGCTCGTCGGCAGCCCGTGGGGACTGCTCGCGCTGCGCGGCGTGTTCGGCACGATGGGCGGCTTCGGTCCGGCGGCGTCCGCGCTCGTCGCGGTGGAGACGCCGAAGGAGTCGCTAGGCAAATCGCTAGGCTCGCTGCAGACGAGCGGGATCGCGGGGCAGTTGATCGGACCGCTTGCAGGCGGTATCCTCGCTTCGACGATCGGCATGCGGAGCGCATTTTTTATTACCGGGTTTCTCATGGCCGTAACCGTCGCGCTCGTCATCGCGTTCGTGAAGGAGACGACGCCGCGCTCCGCGTTTGCGTGGAAGGACGTCTTCCGCACAGCGGATGCGGGGGCGTCCGGACAGCCGTCGGCCGCGGGCGGGCTCGCGGCGGCGTTCCGCTATCCGTTCGTGCCGCTCATGCTGCTGACGACCATGCTGCTATTCATGAGCACCCAGAGCATCGAGCCGATTATGACGCTGTATGTCCAAAGCGCGATCGAAACGGACCACGTCGAGATCGTCGGAGGGCTCGTGTTCGGGGTGTCCGCGGTGGGCACGCTGCTGACGGCTCCGCTGTTCGGCCGATGGGGCGATCGGAAGGGCTTCGCGGGCATAATCGTCGGATCGCTCGCGCTGCTGGCGATCGTGTACGCGCTGCAGCCGTTCGTGCACCAGACCGGCCCGCTGCTCGCGCTGCGTTTCCTCGCGGGCGTCAGCATCGGCGGGCTGTTCCCGTCGCTCGGCGCGTGCTTGCGGCGGCTGACGCCGAAGGAAGTGCAGGGCAGCGTCTTCGGCGCCAACGCCGGGGCCATGTCCGTCGGCTGCGTGCTCGGCTCGCTGTTCGGCGGCTTCACCGCCCGGTGGTTCGGCTTCGATACAATTTTCAACATCGTCGCCGTCCTGCTCCTGCTGCATGCGGCGCTGCTCGCCGTCGTATGGCGGAAACGTCCGATGAGCGCAAGGTTTTACGAATCGGACGCGGCCCGGCCATCACTATAA
- a CDS encoding spore germination protein: MRRRNRTPPNESMDRYAGAPLPPALEETVRIVRSLLSETDDFVVRRFLVFDGTPAALFYFTDLSNQAIINSDILQPLMQGPRHLQGAPVEKEQLKQVIAEEALIHGECLLESDLYTLVDAILQGRAVVVVDGLDQAFVIGSPNVPKRSVSQPPTEQTIQGPREGFIEPLIFNLGLLRYRLPTPNLRIKIMRVGRITKSKVAVCYLEGIANPELVEEVQRRIKSVDIDGILDSGFLEQLIEDNHMSPFPQIQNTEKPDRAVGQMIEGRVVILVDGSPFALIAPTVFVQFYQSSEDYASRFLQGSFSRLARVLALLFSLITPSLYVAIISFNPELIPTEFAIAVAGGRAGVPFPSVVEVLVMEISMEILREATIRLPQQVGGALSIVGVLVIGQAAVSAGFASPITVVVIALTTIGSFATPAYNAAFALRMLRFPLIFLAGMFGLYGIVVGLILIGNHALSLKSFGVPYLTPAVPGNWQGMKDLLIRGPLWWMSERPDMLRAGMKSRVGRKTMDRRGAKTRNILQRKEVESVEDVQRHHDHSGDRDSD; encoded by the coding sequence ATGCGCCGCCGCAACCGCACGCCGCCGAACGAATCGATGGATCGATACGCCGGCGCGCCGCTCCCGCCGGCGCTGGAGGAGACGGTTCGCATCGTGCGGAGCTTGCTCAGCGAAACCGACGACTTCGTCGTCCGCCGGTTCTTGGTGTTCGACGGGACGCCCGCCGCCTTGTTTTATTTCACGGACCTGTCCAATCAAGCTATCATTAACAGCGACATTCTTCAGCCGCTCATGCAAGGTCCGCGGCATCTGCAGGGGGCTCCCGTCGAGAAGGAACAGCTGAAACAGGTGATCGCGGAGGAAGCGCTCATCCACGGCGAGTGCTTGCTCGAAAGCGATCTCTACACGCTGGTCGACGCGATTCTGCAGGGCCGAGCCGTCGTCGTCGTAGACGGCCTCGACCAAGCGTTCGTCATCGGCTCGCCCAACGTGCCGAAGCGCTCCGTGTCCCAGCCGCCGACGGAGCAGACGATTCAAGGGCCGCGGGAAGGCTTCATCGAGCCGCTCATCTTCAATTTAGGCTTGCTTCGGTACCGGCTGCCGACCCCGAACCTGCGCATCAAAATTATGCGGGTCGGCCGCATCACGAAATCGAAGGTGGCGGTTTGCTACCTCGAGGGCATCGCCAATCCCGAGCTCGTCGAAGAAGTGCAGCGGCGCATCAAGTCGGTCGACATCGATGGCATTCTCGACAGCGGCTTTCTGGAGCAGCTCATCGAGGACAACCATATGTCGCCGTTCCCGCAAATTCAGAACACGGAGAAGCCGGACCGGGCGGTCGGGCAAATGATCGAAGGCCGCGTCGTCATTTTGGTGGACGGCTCGCCGTTCGCCTTGATCGCGCCGACCGTGTTCGTACAGTTTTATCAATCGTCGGAGGACTACGCCTCCCGCTTCCTGCAGGGTTCGTTCTCCCGCCTCGCGCGCGTCCTCGCCCTGCTGTTCTCGCTTATCACGCCTTCGCTGTACGTCGCCATCATCTCCTTCAATCCGGAGCTCATCCCGACGGAATTCGCGATCGCCGTCGCCGGCGGACGCGCGGGCGTGCCGTTCCCGTCCGTCGTCGAAGTGCTTGTCATGGAGATTTCAATGGAGATTCTGCGGGAGGCGACGATCCGCCTGCCGCAGCAGGTCGGCGGCGCCCTCTCCATCGTCGGCGTGCTCGTCATCGGCCAAGCGGCCGTGTCCGCCGGCTTCGCGAGCCCGATCACCGTCGTCGTCATCGCGCTGACGACGATCGGCTCGTTCGCTACGCCGGCCTACAACGCGGCCTTCGCGCTGCGCATGCTGCGCTTCCCGCTCATCTTCCTCGCGGGCATGTTCGGCTTGTACGGCATCGTCGTCGGACTGATCCTGATCGGCAACCACGCCCTGTCGCTCAAATCGTTCGGCGTCCCGTACTTGACGCCCGCCGTGCCGGGCAACTGGCAGGGCATGAAGGACCTGCTCATACGCGGGCCGCTGTGGTGGATGTCGGAGCGGCCCGACATGCTCCGCGCCGGCATGAAAAGCCGGGTCGGGCGCAAAACGATGGATCGGAGGGGCGCGAAAACCCGCAACATTTTGCAACGGAAAGAGGTCGAGTCAGTTGAAGACGTACAGAGACATCACGACCATTCAGGCGACCGCGATTCTGATTAG
- a CDS encoding Ger(x)C family spore germination protein yields the protein MKLLRAALALVLLVPLAGCWDRLEIEERAVVLAIAVDIAESHEAENESYIQEDALKENNNTPLPDGHLIRLTAQIAVPGRIPLGPGEGGGGGGASGGQEPVWVLESVGHTIEDAVEALQQEVADRLFFGHLRVIVISEDVARRGTSNINDYLRRNPEIRRLAWLVVSKENASEYLKAAPQLERVPALYLMATLDNAVQMGRYPMEPIGSFWIKLSSKGREANLPYLQIEDKDNVRLAGLAYFKNDKLAGVTKTLEIALYMGLIGNGQGGYSSYVRIPGTEETAMFRVTNRRASTDVHMRNGRPTIQVKVYLEGNISELSEPDAGKVASLDVIRLIENDLSERITKQYEDFIHQLQSEGADIFGYGEYIRAKAPGYWNRNIRTKERWQEAFKDLDVQVTATLQVRRVGQKAK from the coding sequence ATGAAACTGCTCCGCGCGGCTCTGGCGCTGGTCCTGCTGGTTCCGCTCGCGGGCTGCTGGGACCGGCTGGAAATCGAAGAACGCGCCGTCGTGCTCGCGATCGCGGTCGACATCGCCGAATCCCACGAAGCCGAGAACGAATCGTACATTCAAGAGGACGCTTTAAAAGAGAACAACAACACGCCGCTGCCGGATGGCCATTTGATTCGCTTGACGGCGCAAATCGCGGTGCCCGGCCGCATTCCGCTCGGCCCCGGAGAAGGCGGCGGCGGCGGCGGCGCGAGCGGCGGCCAAGAGCCGGTCTGGGTACTCGAGTCGGTCGGTCATACGATCGAGGACGCTGTGGAGGCGCTGCAGCAAGAGGTGGCGGACCGGCTGTTTTTCGGCCATCTTCGCGTAATCGTCATTTCCGAAGACGTCGCGCGCCGCGGCACGAGCAACATCAACGACTATCTGCGCCGCAATCCGGAAATTCGCCGCCTCGCTTGGCTCGTCGTGTCGAAGGAGAACGCCTCGGAATATTTGAAAGCGGCGCCGCAGCTCGAACGCGTGCCCGCGCTATACCTGATGGCCACGCTGGATAACGCCGTGCAGATGGGCCGTTATCCGATGGAGCCGATCGGCAGCTTCTGGATCAAGCTCTCCAGCAAAGGCCGGGAGGCGAATTTGCCTTACCTGCAGATCGAAGATAAGGACAACGTCCGTTTGGCGGGTCTCGCCTATTTCAAGAACGACAAGCTCGCCGGCGTGACGAAAACGTTGGAGATCGCGCTGTACATGGGGCTCATCGGCAACGGCCAAGGCGGCTACTCCTCCTACGTGCGCATTCCCGGCACGGAGGAAACCGCGATGTTTCGGGTCACGAATCGGAGGGCGTCCACCGACGTGCATATGCGCAACGGTCGGCCGACGATACAGGTGAAGGTGTACCTGGAAGGCAATATATCGGAATTGTCCGAACCCGATGCGGGCAAAGTCGCCTCGCTCGACGTGATCCGGCTGATCGAGAACGATTTGTCCGAACGGATAACGAAGCAATACGAAGACTTCATCCATCAGCTGCAGTCGGAAGGGGCGGACATTTTCGGCTACGGCGAATATATTCGGGCGAAGGCGCCCGGCTATTGGAATCGAAACATTCGTACCAAAGAGCGATGGCAGGAAGCCTTCAAGGACCTGGACGTGCAGGTAACCGCAACGCTGCAAGTGCGCCGGGTCGGACAGAAGGCGAAATAA
- a CDS encoding MDR family MFS transporter yields the protein MDRNRTKLNWVVAGLLLGLFVGALDQTIVSTAMPTVVTELGGFEFYVWVFSAYMIATVIATPIFGKLSDIYGRKLFFQLGLAIFLVGSVLCGVAGSMTELVIYRAVQGIGGGALMPIAFAVIFDIFPPEKRGKMNGLFGAVFGLSSVLGPSLGAYITDYIDWRWVFYINVPIGIAAMFLIHYGYRESQAFRKQRIDWAGATTLVGGILAFMFAIELGGAETFAWGSPQIVGLFAAFAILFALFFAVERRTKDPIVELKLFKNRLFAASQAISFFYGIMMMAGATYIPLFIQGVYGESASAAGQTLTPMMLAVVASSVAGGPLVGRLSYRSIMLMSTAILAVAMTLLGTMTVDTPRWVVTMYMVLVGLGIGVNFVVLNISALHGLPGQYKGAAISLLTFFRTIGSALGVTVLGVVQKMVYNDRIAETFPDPAAAARFADPKALLVPDARAALPPEMLAGATKALADSISFLFLASIAIPAIGLVFVLMLGNARMELSKAGPQGGAEDGAAPAPIGH from the coding sequence ATGGATCGCAACCGAACGAAATTGAACTGGGTCGTCGCCGGCTTGCTGCTCGGCTTGTTCGTCGGCGCGCTCGATCAGACGATCGTTTCCACCGCCATGCCGACCGTCGTGACGGAGCTCGGCGGCTTCGAGTTTTACGTGTGGGTATTCTCGGCTTATATGATCGCGACGGTCATCGCCACGCCGATTTTCGGCAAGCTGTCCGACATTTACGGGCGGAAGCTGTTTTTCCAGCTCGGACTCGCGATTTTCCTGGTCGGATCGGTGCTGTGCGGCGTCGCCGGCAGCATGACCGAGCTCGTCATTTACCGCGCGGTGCAGGGCATCGGCGGCGGCGCGCTCATGCCGATCGCGTTCGCCGTCATTTTCGACATCTTCCCGCCGGAGAAGCGGGGCAAGATGAACGGCTTGTTCGGCGCCGTCTTCGGTTTGTCGAGCGTGCTCGGCCCGTCGCTCGGCGCTTACATTACCGATTACATCGATTGGCGATGGGTGTTCTACATCAACGTGCCGATCGGCATCGCCGCCATGTTCTTAATCCATTACGGCTATCGCGAAAGTCAGGCGTTCCGCAAGCAGCGCATCGACTGGGCGGGAGCGACGACGCTCGTCGGCGGCATTCTCGCCTTCATGTTCGCGATCGAGCTCGGCGGCGCGGAGACGTTCGCGTGGGGCTCGCCGCAAATCGTCGGCTTATTCGCCGCGTTCGCGATTCTCTTCGCTCTCTTCTTCGCGGTAGAGCGCCGGACGAAAGATCCGATCGTCGAGCTGAAGCTGTTCAAGAACCGGCTGTTCGCTGCGAGCCAGGCGATCAGCTTCTTCTACGGCATCATGATGATGGCCGGCGCCACGTACATCCCGCTGTTCATCCAGGGCGTGTACGGCGAATCCGCGAGCGCGGCGGGCCAGACGCTCACGCCGATGATGCTGGCGGTCGTCGCCAGCAGCGTCGCCGGCGGACCGCTCGTCGGCCGGCTGTCGTACCGCAGCATCATGCTGATGTCGACGGCGATTCTCGCGGTCGCGATGACGCTGCTCGGCACGATGACCGTCGACACGCCCCGCTGGGTCGTGACGATGTACATGGTGCTCGTCGGGCTCGGCATCGGCGTCAATTTCGTCGTGCTGAACATTTCGGCGCTGCACGGCCTGCCAGGGCAGTACAAAGGCGCGGCGATTTCGCTGCTGACGTTCTTCCGGACGATCGGCTCCGCGCTCGGCGTCACCGTGCTCGGCGTCGTGCAGAAGATGGTGTACAACGACCGGATCGCGGAGACGTTCCCGGACCCGGCCGCGGCGGCGCGGTTCGCCGACCCGAAGGCGCTCCTCGTGCCCGACGCGCGGGCGGCGCTGCCGCCGGAGATGCTGGCCGGGGCGACGAAGGCGCTCGCCGACTCGATCTCGTTCTTGTTCCTTGCGTCCATCGCGATCCCGGCGATCGGCCTCGTGTTCGTGCTGATGCTGGGGAACGCGCGAATGGAGCTCTCCAAAGCGGGTCCTCAAGGCGGGGCGGAGGACGGAGCGGCGCCGGCGCCGATCGGCCACTGA
- a CDS encoding FAD-dependent oxidoreductase: protein MTAFMRASTQKKRRRVIETAIRLFMEKGYEQASVDEIIQEANISKGTFYHYFQSKEELLAELTIGQAEIIEHWQSMSPAQVPSLERHINRLFLDLGSSLAHMPKLFRSLTALAMSNDNVRKRQAEQLGALEAAVMKWLPDRRKAELLVAVYYGSLHAWAYQEDSSLIATLQSNLAAAWAGLRAAELPAPIEITGNEKEGYRMKVAIIGGGLAGLTAAAYLSEHPSIEGVLFERSPQLGGRAFTYEKSGFTLNYGAHAVYGIDRHELTNLERELGLSFGSKQVDKRKVMYAKDGRLTPAPLDAMNLMKTDLLPSMQKVRFVAEIAAIIANIHNMKNYRTLGDYLAEAESGEDLKELWEHLVCSNFFIAPSDARNVPGHVIGEYYHNLFLSSRPVNYVLGSWAVITNQLRHKIEDSGRWSLKLQEAVDEIRYENRKYKLRTKNGEDEFDRVVFAMPVQQVVKLLRGTPWEPFLADFEKATPTEVMVYDIGLNEVVARPFSYISDMNKKLFISDVSATDHTVVPEGGQLLQGIAYLSDQFESEEQRKQYLDQKTAQMEEMFDTYYPGWREKVAVKRVSKKAMVSSVKNIVTNRLLPVRLDSVPFYFCGDGCEGKGELAERAFSSARAAAQQILAEARKEERVLV from the coding sequence ATGACGGCGTTCATGAGAGCCTCGACGCAGAAAAAGCGGCGGCGCGTCATCGAGACGGCCATCCGGCTGTTCATGGAGAAAGGCTACGAACAGGCATCCGTGGACGAAATCATCCAAGAAGCGAACATTTCTAAAGGAACGTTCTATCATTACTTTCAAAGCAAAGAAGAGCTGCTCGCCGAATTGACCATAGGTCAGGCGGAAATCATCGAGCACTGGCAGTCGATGTCGCCGGCGCAGGTGCCTTCGCTGGAACGGCATATTAATCGGCTGTTCTTAGACTTGGGGTCTAGTTTGGCGCATATGCCGAAGCTGTTCCGCAGCTTGACGGCGCTCGCCATGAGCAACGATAACGTGAGGAAACGGCAGGCGGAGCAGCTCGGGGCGCTCGAAGCGGCCGTCATGAAATGGCTGCCGGACCGCAGGAAGGCGGAGCTGTTGGTCGCCGTATATTACGGGTCGCTTCACGCCTGGGCGTACCAAGAGGACTCCAGCTTGATCGCGACGCTGCAGTCGAACCTGGCCGCCGCATGGGCGGGGCTCCGGGCGGCGGAGCTGCCGGCGCCGATCGAAATTACCGGAAACGAGAAAGAGGGATACCGAATGAAAGTGGCGATTATCGGAGGAGGGCTCGCGGGTCTGACCGCGGCGGCGTATTTGTCGGAGCATCCATCGATCGAGGGCGTGCTGTTCGAACGGAGCCCGCAGCTCGGCGGGCGCGCGTTCACGTACGAGAAGTCCGGATTTACGCTCAATTACGGCGCGCACGCGGTGTACGGCATCGATCGGCACGAGCTAACGAATCTGGAGCGGGAGCTTGGGCTGTCGTTCGGCAGCAAGCAGGTCGACAAGCGCAAGGTGATGTACGCGAAGGACGGCCGCCTGACGCCGGCGCCGCTCGACGCGATGAACCTGATGAAGACGGATTTGCTGCCGTCGATGCAGAAAGTGCGGTTCGTCGCGGAAATCGCCGCCATTATCGCGAACATCCACAATATGAAAAACTACCGCACGCTAGGCGATTATTTGGCGGAAGCCGAAAGCGGCGAAGATTTGAAAGAGCTGTGGGAGCATCTCGTCTGCTCGAATTTCTTCATCGCGCCGTCGGACGCCCGCAACGTGCCGGGTCATGTCATCGGCGAATATTATCACAACCTGTTCCTTTCCAGTCGTCCGGTCAATTACGTGCTCGGCAGCTGGGCGGTCATCACGAACCAGCTCAGGCACAAAATCGAGGACAGCGGCCGCTGGAGCCTCAAGCTGCAGGAAGCGGTCGACGAGATCCGGTACGAAAACCGGAAATACAAGCTCCGCACGAAGAACGGAGAAGACGAATTCGACCGCGTCGTCTTCGCGATGCCGGTGCAGCAAGTCGTGAAGCTGCTGCGCGGCACGCCGTGGGAACCGTTCCTCGCCGACTTCGAGAAGGCGACGCCGACCGAGGTGATGGTGTACGACATCGGTCTCAACGAGGTGGTGGCGCGGCCGTTCTCGTATATCAGCGACATGAACAAGAAGCTGTTCATCAGCGACGTGTCGGCGACCGATCATACGGTCGTGCCGGAAGGCGGGCAACTGCTGCAGGGCATCGCGTATTTGAGCGATCAGTTCGAGAGCGAGGAGCAGCGCAAACAATATCTCGATCAGAAGACGGCGCAGATGGAAGAAATGTTCGACACGTATTATCCGGGCTGGCGGGAGAAGGTCGCGGTGAAACGGGTATCGAAAAAAGCGATGGTGTCGAGCGTCAAAAATATCGTCACGAACCGGCTTCTGCCGGTGCGCCTCGATTCGGTGCCGTTCTATTTCTGCGGCGACGGCTGCGAAGGCAAAGGCGAGCTGGCAGAACGGGCGTTCTCGAGCGCGAGGGCGGCAGCCCAGCAAATTTTGGCCGAAGCGCGCAAGGAAGAGAGAGTTCTTGTATAA
- a CDS encoding RDD family protein has translation MNAGFWIRFGASLLDGIIVNIPLLIVAHALFGAENRDWVSNLLYTLYALIVPVVWSGYTVGKKICGIRIRKVDDESPPTIGTMLLRQVVGSLVYVVTLGIGLIISAIMVGVRDDKRAIHDFIAGTEVVRD, from the coding sequence GTGAACGCAGGGTTTTGGATTCGGTTCGGCGCAAGTTTGTTGGACGGCATCATCGTGAACATTCCGCTGCTCATCGTCGCGCATGCGTTATTCGGGGCGGAGAACCGGGATTGGGTGTCGAATCTCTTGTACACGCTCTACGCATTGATCGTTCCGGTCGTCTGGAGCGGCTACACCGTCGGCAAAAAAATATGCGGCATCCGCATCCGGAAGGTCGACGACGAATCGCCGCCTACGATCGGTACGATGCTTCTTCGCCAAGTGGTCGGCAGCCTGGTGTACGTCGTCACGCTCGGCATCGGTCTCATTATCAGCGCGATCATGGTCGGCGTCCGGGACGACAAACGGGCGATCCACGATTTCATCGCAGGTACGGAAGTCGTCCGCGATTAA